Proteins encoded by one window of Dryocola sp. LX212:
- the ydfG gene encoding bifunctional NADP-dependent 3-hydroxy acid dehydrogenase/3-hydroxypropionate dehydrogenase YdfG, producing MIIMVTGATAGFGESITRRFIQNGHKVIATGRRQERLQELQEELGDSVLTLQLDVRNRAAIEQAMEHLPAEWRDIDILVNNAGLALGMEPAHKADADDWETMIDTNNKGLVYMTRAVLPGMVERNRGHIINIGSTAGSWPYAGGNVYGATKAFVRQFSLNLRTDLHKTAIRVTDIEPGLVEGTEFSNVRFKGDDEKVGKTYENANALTPEDVTEAVWWVATLPKHVNINTLEMMPVSQTFAGLSVHREG from the coding sequence ATGATTATTATGGTAACCGGCGCCACCGCTGGCTTTGGTGAGAGCATCACCCGTCGTTTCATCCAGAACGGACACAAAGTAATTGCTACCGGCCGTCGTCAGGAGCGCTTACAGGAGCTGCAGGAAGAGCTGGGCGACAGCGTCCTCACCCTGCAGCTGGACGTGCGTAACCGCGCCGCCATCGAACAGGCGATGGAACACCTGCCTGCCGAATGGCGCGACATTGATATTCTGGTGAACAACGCCGGTCTGGCGCTCGGTATGGAGCCTGCCCACAAGGCCGATGCCGACGACTGGGAAACGATGATCGACACCAACAATAAAGGGCTGGTGTACATGACCCGCGCCGTACTGCCGGGCATGGTCGAGCGCAACCGTGGGCATATCATCAATATCGGCTCAACCGCCGGGAGCTGGCCTTACGCTGGCGGCAACGTTTACGGCGCAACCAAAGCATTCGTTCGCCAGTTCAGCCTTAACCTGCGTACCGACCTGCACAAAACTGCGATTCGTGTGACCGACATCGAACCCGGTCTGGTGGAAGGCACCGAGTTTTCTAACGTGCGCTTCAAGGGCGATGACGAAAAAGTGGGTAAAACCTACGAAAACGCTAACGCCCTGACGCCGGAAGACGTGACGGAAGCCGTCTGGTGGGTCGCGACACTGCCGAAGCACGTCAACATCAACACCCTTGAGATGATGCCGGTCAGCCAGACCTTTGCCGGACTAAGCGTTCACCGCGAAGGCTAA
- the guaD gene encoding guanine deaminase, with amino-acid sequence MVVNYTQAIRGQFFDIAKVGASPEALKTNARHLDDGLLFLNGGTIAALLPWEEGRGLLRHETDYLDSRDKLILPGFVDTHLHYPQTEMIGAYGEQLLEWLETYTFPVESQYQCRDHSARMSVFFLNQLLSNGTTTALVFGTVHPQSVDALFSAAEHVGMRMIAGKVMMDRNAPEYLTETPEQSYQQTRELILRWHKRGRLNYALTPRFAPTSSPELLAAVQKLREEFPDTWVHTHLSENTSEVDWVKALWPAHASYLGVYHHYNLTGKRSVFAHGIHLQECEWDCLHDTDSALAFCPTSNLFLGSGLFNLKQCQHKQVRMGIGTDVGAGTTFNMLQTLAEAYKVAQLQSYRLSACEAFYHATLGGAHALDLDGKIGNFQTGKEADFVILDPAVTPLQKLRYANSRDIYEKLFILMTLGDDRNIWQTWVDGKCAWQRDELEVAA; translated from the coding sequence ATGGTGGTTAATTATACGCAGGCGATACGCGGCCAGTTTTTTGATATCGCGAAAGTGGGGGCCAGCCCCGAGGCGCTGAAGACCAACGCTCGTCATCTGGACGACGGTCTTCTGTTTCTGAACGGCGGCACCATTGCCGCGCTGTTACCCTGGGAAGAAGGGCGCGGCCTGCTGCGCCATGAAACTGATTATCTGGATAGTCGCGACAAACTTATCCTGCCGGGGTTTGTGGATACCCATCTGCACTATCCGCAAACGGAGATGATTGGCGCCTACGGCGAGCAGCTTCTGGAATGGCTGGAAACTTACACTTTCCCGGTGGAGAGCCAGTATCAATGCCGTGACCATTCAGCGCGGATGTCTGTATTTTTCCTTAATCAGCTACTAAGCAACGGCACGACGACAGCCCTTGTGTTTGGTACGGTACACCCGCAGTCCGTAGATGCGCTGTTCAGCGCGGCTGAACATGTCGGCATGCGGATGATCGCCGGAAAGGTCATGATGGACCGCAACGCGCCGGAGTACCTGACGGAAACCCCGGAGCAGAGCTATCAGCAGACGCGAGAACTGATTCTGCGCTGGCATAAGCGGGGCCGTCTCAATTACGCGCTGACCCCACGGTTTGCCCCAACATCTTCCCCGGAGTTACTGGCTGCGGTGCAGAAGCTGCGCGAAGAATTCCCGGACACCTGGGTCCATACCCACCTGAGCGAAAACACCAGCGAAGTGGACTGGGTCAAAGCCCTGTGGCCTGCGCACGCCAGCTATCTCGGCGTTTACCATCATTACAATCTAACGGGTAAACGCAGCGTGTTTGCCCACGGTATCCATCTTCAGGAGTGCGAGTGGGACTGTCTGCACGACACCGACTCAGCTTTGGCCTTTTGCCCGACCTCAAACCTGTTTCTCGGCAGCGGCCTGTTTAACCTGAAACAGTGTCAGCATAAGCAGGTACGCATGGGAATCGGCACCGATGTTGGCGCCGGGACGACGTTTAATATGCTGCAAACCCTGGCGGAAGCCTACAAGGTGGCGCAGCTGCAGAGTTATCGCCTGTCAGCTTGTGAAGCGTTCTACCATGCCACCCTTGGCGGCGCACACGCGCTGGATCTGGACGGCAAGATTGGCAACTTCCAGACCGGCAAAGAGGCCGACTTCGTGATCCTCGACCCGGCGGTTACCCCGCTGCAAAAACTGCGCTACGCCAATAGCCGCGATATCTACGAGAAGCTGTTTATCCTGATGACGCTCGGGGATGACCGCAATATCTGGCAAACATGGGTCGACGGAAAATGCGCCTGGCAGCGAGACGAGCTGGAGGTGGCGGCATGA
- the xdhA gene encoding xanthine dehydrogenase small subunit produces MIQFLLNQTVKTLDDVDPNTTVLNWLRGSERRCGTKEGCASGDCGACTVVLGSSHGGKMRYDTANSCITLIGQLDGKQLLTVEDLADNGALHPVQQAMADCHASQCGFCTPGFVMSMFALQKTQVEATRHDIEQHLGGNLCRCTGYRPIIEAAERACNMSADRFTLQEEQTARRLEAMSSSDTAVLMKSNRCLLPKNLDQLAEIYLQNPEARLLAGGTDLALSITQQYKTMPLIIGISQIKELQEITVTADEIRIGSAATLQACQQALAGHIPAFSQLLERFASRQIRNHGTLGGNLANASPIGDCAPVLLALDAVLELRSGAETRRLPLDRFFLGFRQTALAAGEFISRIVIPRVTLSPKFSVWKVSKRMDDDISTVLGAFNLHLNEGVVMSARVAFGGMAAVPARAKCCEQTLIGQPLNEETLARASRALSEDFQPLSDFRGSGRYRLAVAQNLLRRLMLQSGDVQMPLEVHNYVS; encoded by the coding sequence ATGATCCAGTTCCTGCTTAATCAGACGGTGAAAACGCTGGATGATGTCGATCCGAATACCACCGTGCTGAACTGGCTGCGCGGCAGTGAACGGCGCTGCGGTACAAAAGAGGGATGCGCATCCGGGGACTGCGGGGCCTGCACCGTTGTGCTGGGCAGCAGCCACGGCGGGAAGATGCGGTATGACACGGCGAACAGCTGCATTACGCTGATCGGCCAGCTTGACGGTAAGCAGCTGCTGACGGTGGAAGATCTTGCCGATAACGGCGCGCTTCACCCGGTGCAGCAGGCGATGGCGGACTGCCACGCGTCACAGTGCGGCTTCTGTACGCCGGGCTTCGTGATGTCCATGTTTGCGCTGCAAAAAACGCAGGTTGAAGCCACCCGCCACGATATCGAACAGCATCTTGGCGGCAACTTGTGCCGCTGCACTGGCTATCGGCCAATTATCGAGGCGGCGGAGCGGGCCTGTAACATGTCCGCAGATCGGTTCACTCTGCAGGAAGAGCAGACCGCCCGTCGGCTGGAGGCGATGAGCAGCTCGGATACCGCAGTATTAATGAAATCCAATCGCTGTCTGCTGCCGAAAAATCTCGACCAGCTGGCAGAGATTTATCTGCAAAACCCTGAGGCCCGGTTGCTGGCGGGCGGTACCGATCTGGCGCTGAGCATCACCCAGCAGTACAAAACGATGCCTTTAATCATCGGCATCAGCCAGATAAAAGAGCTGCAGGAGATAACCGTCACCGCCGATGAGATCCGCATTGGCTCCGCCGCCACTTTACAGGCCTGTCAGCAGGCGCTGGCCGGTCATATCCCGGCGTTCAGCCAGCTGCTGGAGCGCTTTGCCTCCCGGCAGATTCGTAACCACGGCACCCTCGGCGGCAATCTGGCAAACGCTTCACCCATAGGGGACTGTGCGCCAGTGCTGTTAGCGCTGGATGCGGTACTTGAACTGCGCAGCGGGGCTGAGACTCGCAGGCTGCCGCTCGATCGGTTCTTCCTCGGCTTCCGGCAGACCGCCCTGGCCGCGGGTGAGTTTATCAGCCGTATCGTTATACCTCGCGTGACACTGTCACCAAAATTCAGCGTCTGGAAAGTGTCGAAACGCATGGACGACGATATTTCTACCGTGCTCGGCGCGTTTAACCTTCATCTCAACGAAGGCGTAGTGATGAGCGCCAGAGTAGCCTTCGGGGGGATGGCTGCCGTCCCCGCCAGAGCAAAATGCTGTGAACAGACGCTGATCGGTCAGCCGCTGAATGAAGAGACGCTTGCCAGGGCAAGCCGTGCCCTGAGTGAGGACTTCCAGCCGCTGAGTGATTTTCGCGGCAGCGGTCGCTACCGCCTTGCCGTGGCGCAAAACCTGCTGCGCCGCCTGATGCTGCAAAGCGGCGACGTTCAAATGCCGCTGGAGGTACACAATTATGTCAGCTAA
- the xdhB gene encoding xanthine dehydrogenase molybdopterin binding subunit, whose amino-acid sequence MSANPVRLSEQALIEQFTRELTGGAGSSSRHESADKQVSGKAEYIDDRPALPGLLHLCPVLSEHAHARIVNIDVSACLAAPGVVRVFGWQNVPGELDIGPLEPGDPLFAREIVEYHGQVVLTVAAETPEAARAAAQLAKIEYEILEPVLDVEAALARKSYVQEPHIHKRGDAKSALAAAAHRVQGQFHIGGQEHFYLEGQIAMVQPGEDGSVTVWSSTQHPTEVQKLVASVLGISMNKVTVDMRRMGGGFGGKETQAASFACHAALAATLTGRPAKMRVSRRDDMRITGKRHPFFVRYDVGFTDEGMLNGVVIDLAANCGYSLDLSGSICDRAMFHADNAYYLGDALITGYRCRTNLASNTAFRGFGGPQGMVAIEQIMDHIARELGLDPLEVRKRNYYGEHERNVTHYHQTVEHNILPEITRQLEESAGYAARRAEIEIFNRQSPVLKRGLALTPVKFGISFTSSFLNQAGALIVIYTDGTVQLNHGGTEMGQGLNTKVTQIVASVLQIPLEQIQVCATNTGKVPNTSPTAASSGTDLNGKAAESAAQTIKDRLVEMLCGLHRCSAEQVEFRNGVVKVPGHHFTFAEVANMAWLNQVPLSASGFYKVPGIHYDRAAGRGQPFYYFSYGAACSEVIVDTLTGEYRLLRTDILHDVGTSLNPALDIGQIEGGFIQGAGWLTCEELVWSDKGQLMTDSPMSYKIPAIGDAPADFRVSLLAGHANPQQTVYHSKAVGEPPFMLGISVWCALQDAVASVSGYRKHPLLDAPATPERVFWGCQEAR is encoded by the coding sequence ATGTCAGCTAACCCGGTTCGCCTCTCTGAACAGGCCCTGATTGAACAGTTTACCCGCGAGCTGACCGGCGGAGCGGGCAGCAGCAGCAGGCATGAAAGCGCCGATAAACAGGTCAGCGGCAAAGCGGAATATATCGACGACAGGCCGGCGTTGCCCGGCCTGCTGCATCTGTGTCCGGTGCTCAGCGAACATGCACACGCCAGAATTGTCAATATTGATGTTAGCGCCTGTCTTGCCGCCCCCGGCGTGGTGCGGGTGTTCGGCTGGCAGAATGTGCCGGGCGAGCTGGATATCGGGCCGCTGGAGCCGGGCGATCCGCTGTTTGCCAGAGAAATTGTCGAGTATCACGGACAGGTCGTGCTGACCGTCGCCGCCGAAACGCCCGAAGCCGCGCGCGCTGCGGCCCAGCTCGCAAAAATTGAATATGAAATTCTTGAGCCTGTGCTGGATGTAGAGGCCGCTCTGGCGCGCAAGAGCTACGTTCAGGAGCCGCATATCCACAAGCGCGGGGACGCGAAATCCGCGCTGGCGGCTGCTGCGCATCGCGTTCAGGGGCAGTTTCACATTGGCGGCCAGGAACACTTTTATCTGGAAGGGCAGATTGCCATGGTGCAGCCCGGCGAGGACGGCAGCGTCACGGTCTGGTCCTCTACCCAGCATCCGACGGAAGTGCAGAAGCTGGTGGCTTCGGTATTGGGCATTTCAATGAATAAAGTGACCGTCGATATGCGCCGCATGGGCGGCGGCTTCGGCGGTAAAGAGACGCAGGCCGCCAGCTTTGCGTGCCATGCCGCACTGGCGGCAACGCTGACCGGCCGCCCGGCAAAAATGCGCGTTTCCCGACGCGACGATATGCGCATCACCGGCAAACGCCACCCGTTCTTTGTGCGTTATGACGTAGGGTTTACCGATGAAGGAATGCTGAACGGCGTGGTTATTGATCTGGCGGCCAACTGCGGCTATTCGCTGGATCTTTCAGGATCGATCTGCGACCGGGCGATGTTCCATGCGGACAACGCCTACTATCTTGGCGACGCGCTGATTACCGGCTACCGCTGCCGTACGAATCTGGCCTCCAATACGGCCTTCCGGGGCTTTGGCGGCCCGCAGGGCATGGTGGCCATCGAGCAGATCATGGACCACATTGCCCGCGAACTGGGACTGGATCCCCTTGAGGTACGCAAACGTAATTATTACGGCGAGCACGAGCGCAATGTTACCCACTACCATCAGACGGTGGAACATAATATCCTGCCGGAAATCACACGCCAGCTGGAAGAGAGCGCAGGCTATGCGGCACGGCGCGCAGAAATAGAAATATTTAATCGCCAGAGTCCCGTGCTCAAACGCGGGCTGGCGCTGACGCCGGTCAAATTCGGCATCTCATTTACATCAAGCTTCCTGAACCAGGCCGGGGCGCTAATTGTTATCTACACCGACGGTACGGTACAGCTCAACCACGGCGGCACGGAAATGGGCCAGGGGCTGAACACCAAAGTGACGCAGATTGTCGCCAGCGTGCTGCAAATTCCTCTGGAGCAGATTCAGGTCTGTGCCACTAACACCGGTAAAGTGCCGAATACCTCGCCGACGGCGGCGTCTTCCGGAACCGATCTCAACGGCAAGGCGGCAGAAAGCGCGGCGCAGACCATAAAAGACCGGCTGGTGGAGATGCTATGCGGGTTACACCGCTGTTCTGCAGAGCAGGTTGAGTTTCGCAACGGCGTGGTAAAAGTACCCGGCCATCATTTTACTTTTGCAGAAGTGGCAAACATGGCGTGGCTGAACCAGGTGCCGCTCTCCGCCAGCGGATTTTATAAGGTGCCAGGCATTCATTACGATCGTGCCGCCGGGCGCGGGCAGCCGTTCTACTATTTCTCCTACGGCGCGGCCTGCTCGGAGGTGATTGTCGATACCCTGACCGGGGAATATCGCCTGCTGCGCACGGATATACTGCATGACGTCGGCACCTCCCTGAACCCGGCGCTGGATATCGGCCAGATAGAAGGGGGCTTTATTCAGGGCGCGGGCTGGCTGACCTGTGAGGAGCTGGTATGGAGCGACAAAGGCCAGCTGATGACCGACAGCCCGATGAGCTACAAAATCCCGGCGATTGGCGATGCGCCTGCGGACTTTCGCGTATCGCTGCTGGCCGGCCACGCCAATCCGCAGCAGACCGTTTATCACTCAAAGGCCGTTGGCGAGCCGCCGTTTATGTTGGGCATTTCAGTGTGGTGCGCCTTGCAGGACGCGGTTGCCAGCGTCAGCGGCTATCGCAAACATCCCTTACTGGATGCGCCCGCCACGCCTGAACGCGTCTTCTGGGGCTGTCAGGAGGCACGATGA
- the xdhC gene encoding xanthine dehydrogenase accessory protein XdhC, which translates to MNDEWIGILSQLRERREPCVLLTVLEEKGSVPRNGGTKMVVGPEQTWLTIGGGHLEFQCIAMAREMLGNSASTPRVEHFNLGARLGQCCGGMTKVLFEPLIQPQPQIIVFGAGHVGRALVSLLATLPCRITWVDERPDQLLNVPDGVKAVHAEDPLDAVAAAAPDGYFVVMTHHHPRDLELAEAILRRGDYRYFGLIGSQTKRQRFEYRLEGKGVSTRQLNTMRCPVGLADVKGKLPAEIAVAIAAEIIAVYQAAL; encoded by the coding sequence ATGAACGACGAGTGGATCGGTATTCTGTCGCAGCTGCGCGAGCGTCGCGAACCCTGCGTCCTGCTCACCGTGCTGGAGGAAAAAGGGTCTGTGCCGCGTAACGGCGGCACAAAAATGGTGGTCGGGCCGGAACAAACCTGGCTGACCATCGGCGGCGGGCACCTGGAGTTTCAGTGCATCGCGATGGCCCGTGAAATGCTGGGAAACAGTGCCAGCACGCCACGGGTGGAGCACTTTAATCTGGGGGCGCGGCTGGGCCAGTGCTGCGGAGGGATGACGAAGGTCCTGTTCGAGCCGCTCATCCAGCCGCAGCCGCAGATCATCGTATTTGGCGCGGGTCACGTTGGTAGAGCGCTCGTCTCACTGCTGGCAACGCTGCCATGTCGTATTACCTGGGTCGATGAGCGTCCGGATCAGTTGTTAAACGTGCCGGATGGGGTAAAGGCTGTTCACGCTGAGGATCCGCTTGATGCGGTGGCGGCTGCCGCGCCGGACGGCTACTTTGTCGTCATGACCCACCATCATCCACGCGATCTGGAGCTGGCCGAGGCGATACTCAGGCGCGGGGATTACCGCTATTTTGGCCTGATTGGCTCGCAGACCAAACGCCAGCGTTTTGAATATCGTCTGGAAGGAAAGGGAGTGAGCACCCGGCAGCTTAATACGATGCGCTGCCCGGTGGGGCTTGCGGACGTGAAGGGCAAGCTCCCGGCGGAAATTGCCGTGGCGATTGCGGCAGAGATTATTGCCGTTTATCAGGCAGCCCTCTGA
- the dcp gene encoding peptidyl-dipeptidase Dcp produces the protein MSDNPFFHVSLLPYQAPRFDEIKDSHYRPAFDEAKRLKLAEVALIAQAGEAPTFENTILALEKTGRMLSRVTSVFFAMTAAHTNDYLQQLDEEFASELAELGDDIRLNEALFSRIDAVYQQRHGLDLDSESLRLVEVIWQHFHLAGATLNAQQKSRLKILNKEAAQLSSQFNNRLHAAGKAGGLVLEKASQLDGLSSSEIAAATQAAEDKGLKERWLIPLLNFTQQPALQSLSDRQTREKLFKAGWERTQRGDGNDTRAIVARLATLRAEQAQLLGFDNYAAWKIADQMAKTPDAALGFMRNIVPAATARAQRELADIQQVIDAQQGGFKAQVWDWAFYAEQVRRGKYDLDEAQIKPYFELNGVLDNGMFWAASKLFGLKFVERFDIPTYHPDVRVWEIIDKDGRGMALFYGDYFARDSKGGGAWMGNFVEQSTLFENDPVIYNVCNYVKPAAGEPALISWDDVVTLFHEFGHTLHGMFASQRYATLSGTNTPRDFVEFPSQINEHWASQPEVFANYARHYLTGEPMPEPLREKLFKAAQFNKGYDMTELLAAALLDMNWHSLQPGTDVSDVAQFESGALEREKINLAAVPPRYRSSYFAHIFGGGYAAGYYAYIWTQMLADDGYQWFLEQGGLTPENGQRFREAILSRGNSSDLSQLYRDWRGHDPYSEPMLKNRGLAQ, from the coding sequence ATGTCCGACAACCCGTTCTTCCACGTCAGCCTGTTACCGTACCAGGCACCGCGCTTCGACGAAATCAAAGACAGCCATTACCGTCCCGCTTTCGATGAGGCTAAACGTCTTAAGCTCGCTGAAGTGGCCCTGATCGCGCAGGCCGGTGAAGCACCCACGTTCGAAAATACTATCCTGGCGCTGGAAAAAACGGGGCGGATGCTGTCCCGCGTGACCAGCGTCTTTTTCGCCATGACGGCGGCCCACACCAACGATTATCTGCAGCAGCTGGACGAAGAGTTTGCCAGCGAGCTGGCGGAGCTGGGCGATGACATACGCCTTAATGAAGCCCTGTTTAGCCGTATCGATGCGGTTTATCAGCAGCGTCATGGTTTGGATCTGGACAGCGAGTCTCTGCGCCTGGTGGAGGTCATCTGGCAGCATTTCCATCTGGCGGGTGCTACGCTCAATGCGCAACAAAAATCCCGGCTGAAAATACTCAATAAAGAAGCCGCGCAGCTCAGCAGCCAGTTTAATAACCGCCTGCATGCGGCGGGCAAGGCAGGCGGTCTGGTGCTTGAAAAAGCCTCTCAGCTGGATGGGCTCAGCAGCAGCGAAATCGCCGCGGCTACACAGGCCGCCGAAGACAAGGGGCTGAAAGAGCGCTGGCTGATCCCGCTGCTGAATTTTACTCAGCAGCCCGCGCTGCAATCGTTGAGCGACCGTCAGACCCGTGAAAAGCTTTTCAAAGCCGGATGGGAACGCACTCAGCGCGGCGATGGCAACGACACCCGCGCCATTGTGGCAAGGCTGGCGACGCTGCGCGCGGAGCAGGCTCAGCTGTTAGGTTTCGACAACTACGCGGCGTGGAAAATCGCCGACCAGATGGCGAAAACGCCGGATGCGGCGCTCGGGTTTATGCGTAACATCGTGCCTGCCGCCACGGCGCGCGCGCAGCGCGAACTTGCGGATATCCAGCAGGTAATAGATGCACAGCAGGGCGGTTTTAAGGCGCAGGTCTGGGACTGGGCATTTTACGCCGAGCAGGTGCGCCGGGGGAAGTACGACCTCGACGAAGCGCAGATCAAACCCTACTTCGAACTGAACGGCGTGCTGGACAACGGCATGTTCTGGGCGGCGAGCAAACTGTTCGGCCTTAAATTTGTTGAACGCTTTGATATCCCGACTTATCACCCGGACGTGCGCGTGTGGGAAATCATCGATAAGGACGGGCGCGGCATGGCGCTGTTCTACGGCGATTACTTTGCGCGGGACAGCAAAGGCGGCGGCGCCTGGATGGGGAATTTTGTTGAACAGTCAACCCTGTTCGAAAACGATCCGGTGATTTACAACGTCTGTAACTACGTGAAGCCCGCGGCAGGCGAACCCGCGCTTATCTCCTGGGATGACGTGGTGACGCTGTTCCATGAGTTCGGCCACACGCTGCATGGCATGTTCGCCAGCCAGCGTTACGCCACGTTATCCGGCACTAATACGCCGCGTGATTTTGTCGAGTTTCCTTCACAAATCAACGAGCACTGGGCAAGCCAGCCGGAAGTTTTCGCCAACTACGCACGCCATTATCTGACCGGCGAGCCAATGCCTGAACCACTGCGTGAAAAGCTCTTCAAAGCTGCGCAGTTCAACAAAGGCTACGACATGACGGAACTGTTGGCCGCCGCGCTGCTGGATATGAACTGGCACAGCCTGCAGCCGGGAACGGATGTTTCAGACGTGGCGCAGTTTGAAAGCGGCGCGCTGGAACGAGAAAAGATAAATCTGGCGGCGGTGCCACCACGTTACCGCAGCAGCTACTTCGCCCATATCTTCGGCGGCGGCTATGCGGCAGGGTATTACGCCTATATCTGGACGCAGATGCTGGCAGACGACGGCTACCAGTGGTTTTTGGAGCAGGGCGGATTAACGCCGGAGAACGGCCAGCGTTTCCGCGAGGCGATTTTGTCCCGCGGAAACAGCAGCGATCTGTCTCAGCTCTATCGCGACTGGCGCGGGCACGATCCCTACAGCGAACCGATGCTGAAGAATCGCGGTCTGGCTCAATAA
- a CDS encoding YdiH family protein, producing MNTKTSPATLAFEFLRREAESLTPAQYLVKFNQLKLEFADLMELTSLELREEISHAHSLGIH from the coding sequence ATGAATACCAAAACCAGCCCGGCCACGCTTGCGTTTGAATTTCTTCGTCGCGAAGCAGAGAGCCTGACCCCGGCCCAGTACCTGGTCAAGTTCAACCAGCTTAAGCTTGAGTTTGCGGACTTAATGGAGCTGACCTCGCTAGAACTGCGCGAAGAAATTTCCCACGCACACAGCCTCGGTATTCATTGA
- a CDS encoding CsbD family protein produces MFEKAEDKLNEAAGKAQEVFGRETNRPDHAAAGAAKKYASQASYAVRDAADTVRDQVSSNPLGGLAVAGAIGVVIGFLLGRK; encoded by the coding sequence ATGTTTGAGAAAGCCGAAGATAAATTGAACGAAGCAGCGGGTAAAGCACAGGAAGTTTTCGGTCGCGAGACTAACCGCCCTGACCACGCTGCGGCGGGTGCGGCAAAAAAATATGCCTCGCAGGCGAGCTACGCCGTAAGGGATGCCGCAGACACCGTGCGCGATCAGGTTTCCTCTAACCCACTGGGTGGCTTAGCCGTCGCGGGTGCGATTGGTGTAGTGATCGGTTTTCTGTTAGGCCGTAAATAA
- a CDS encoding LysR family transcriptional regulator, translating into MHFSPESLEAFLQAVETGSFSAAARKLRKSQSTISNAIANLEADLGITLFDRSSRQPVLTSQGYRVLPYVQSIIAASERLDEVSVRLAGNIEPRLSFVLSDVWQTAHHESILKRFSGKFPDIEFECLIAEDEDVIDLIQSGRAHVGVLRVQERYPVDVTVARLQVGAEMSIFLHSQHELAQLPSVELDQLHTVRQLCLKTYKDPTRQTGGGPAWSSPSLLMLLEMAEQGFGWGILPRWLVQQFGHSVLKELPVAGWPQRIDVDVMWSNKVPPGAAGRWMIDQLRAQQA; encoded by the coding sequence ATGCACTTCTCTCCTGAGTCACTCGAAGCATTCCTCCAGGCGGTGGAAACCGGATCTTTTTCGGCGGCGGCGCGCAAGCTGCGCAAAAGCCAGTCCACCATCAGCAACGCTATCGCCAATCTTGAGGCGGACCTGGGGATTACGCTGTTTGACCGCAGCAGCCGCCAGCCGGTACTCACCTCGCAGGGCTACCGTGTGCTGCCTTACGTGCAGTCAATTATTGCCGCCAGCGAACGGCTGGATGAAGTGTCGGTACGGCTGGCGGGCAACATCGAGCCGCGCCTCAGCTTCGTGCTTTCCGACGTTTGGCAAACCGCGCACCACGAATCGATCCTCAAACGCTTTTCCGGGAAGTTTCCGGATATTGAGTTTGAATGCCTGATTGCAGAAGACGAGGACGTTATTGATCTGATTCAGTCAGGCCGAGCCCACGTCGGTGTGCTGCGCGTACAGGAGCGTTATCCGGTTGACGTCACCGTCGCACGTTTGCAGGTTGGCGCCGAGATGTCGATTTTTCTGCATAGCCAGCACGAGCTGGCGCAGCTGCCATCCGTGGAACTGGACCAGCTGCATACCGTGCGTCAGCTGTGCCTGAAAACCTATAAGGACCCAACGCGGCAGACGGGCGGCGGCCCGGCCTGGTCATCCCCTTCACTTCTGATGCTGCTGGAGATGGCGGAGCAAGGCTTCGGCTGGGGAATATTACCCCGCTGGCTGGTGCAGCAGTTCGGCCACAGCGTGCTGAAAGAGCTGCCGGTGGCAGGTTGGCCCCAGCGCATTGACGTGGACGTGATGTGGTCAAATAAGGTGCCGCCCGGTGCGGCGGGACGCTGGATGATTGACCAGCTGCGGGCGCAGCAGGCCTGA
- a CDS encoding multidrug/biocide efflux PACE transporter: MHSQKRSFAERVVHAVGFEVIAICISAPAAAWLMNKPIFQMGALAVMLATVAMIWNIIYNTGFDKFFPVGQPRRLPLRIAHALGFEGGFILIGLPLAAWMLDVTLLKAFMVEIGFFLFFLPYTVIYNWCYDALRNRRLQYLASR; the protein is encoded by the coding sequence ATGCATTCGCAAAAAAGATCTTTCGCTGAGCGCGTGGTGCACGCGGTCGGCTTTGAAGTCATCGCTATCTGTATTTCGGCCCCGGCCGCCGCGTGGCTGATGAACAAACCTATTTTCCAGATGGGGGCGCTGGCCGTCATGCTGGCTACCGTCGCGATGATCTGGAACATTATCTATAACACCGGCTTCGATAAATTCTTCCCGGTTGGCCAGCCGCGTCGTCTGCCGCTGCGTATTGCCCATGCGCTGGGCTTCGAGGGTGGTTTTATCCTGATCGGCCTGCCGCTGGCAGCGTGGATGCTGGACGTCACTTTACTGAAAGCATTTATGGTGGAAATTGGCTTCTTCCTGTTCTTCCTGCCGTACACGGTTATCTATAACTGGTGCTACGACGCGCTGCGTAACCGTCGCCTGCAGTACCTGGCGAGCAGATAA